Proteins from one Stenotrophomonas aracearum genomic window:
- the purL gene encoding phosphoribosylformylglycinamidine synthase produces the protein MMVLEGASALSPFRRERLETRLQSLAADVRITGAWHVYFIQTEGEATPDPAILSRILEAQPALAPQEAGAVTRFVVPRLGTLSPWSSKATELVRGAGQPIRRVERGLRIDLAGWPADADAREALVRALHDPMTQSVLDAAAQAQALFTAPARGELERVALDDLEEANRRLGLAMAQDEIDYLRQRFGELGRKPSDVELMMFAQANSEHCRHKIFNASWTIDGADKPHSLFRMIKNTHQQTPQHTLSAYSDNAAVVAGFPAARYRPDPASGQYRSEPVVDSAFCIKVETHNHPTAIAPFPGASTGAGGEIRDEGATGRGGKPKAGLTGFSVSHLRIPTLPQPWEAPRALNPRMAPALDIMLEGPLGGAAFNNEFGRPNLLGYFRSFELPEGEGLTRAYDKPIMLAGGLGAIDQVQVEKLKLQPGDAVIVLGGPAMLIGLGGGAASSVASGESAEDLDFASVQRDNPEMERRCQEVIDRCVALGLDNPIRWFHDVGAGGLSNAIPELLHDSGVGGVIDLGKVPTDDPSLSPMQLWCNESQERYVLGVPQARLAEFAALCARERCPFAAVGVATAEERLVVAYGATVGNIPADAPIDLPMDVLFGKPPKMHRDTAHPPAPRWPALKTHGLDLHEAGLRVLAHPSVASKNFLVTIGDRSVGGLTAREQMIGPWQLPLANVAITLAGFDTLAGEAMGIGERTPLALLDAAASARMAVGEAITNLCAAPVDALETVKLSANWMAAAGHNGEDALLYDAVRAVGMELCPQLDLSIPVGKDSLSMQAQWHDAGQAHKSVSPVSLVISAFAPVADASTQLTPLLDRDTDSELWLIGLGAGKQRLGGSILAQVHADHSALPAFAGAVPDLDDPQRLRGFFELIRDARQAGLLLAYHDRSDGGAFAALCEMAFASRQGLDITLDAWGDDPFRSLFNEELGAVVQIAREDRAAFADLVERHALTECAQRIARPTTAPVVRVSLQGESLVEWRWEALFDAWWSVTHAMQKLRDNPDNADQERAVARSFTAPGLKPKLTFDLSEDVAAPFINTGARPRVAVLREQGVNGQIEMANVFERAGFDSFDVHMSDLIEGRVQLSDFTGLAACGGFSYGDVLGAGRGWATSVLERSALRDAFAAFFAREDSFALGVCNGCQMMSQLKDIIPGAEHWPQFRRNRSEQFEARTALLEVVESPSILLRGMAGSRLPVAVAHGEGQAVFASPVDQAAARVSLRYVDGDGNVASQYPLNPNGSPDGITGLTSSDGRVTIMMPHPERTPRAVNLSWRPADWNGDSPWLRMFRNARVWCG, from the coding sequence ATGATGGTCCTCGAGGGCGCATCCGCCCTTTCGCCGTTCCGCCGCGAACGGCTTGAAACCCGCCTGCAGTCCCTTGCCGCCGACGTTCGCATCACCGGTGCCTGGCACGTCTACTTCATCCAGACCGAGGGCGAGGCCACGCCGGACCCGGCGATCCTGAGCCGGATCCTGGAAGCCCAGCCCGCGCTGGCACCGCAGGAGGCCGGGGCCGTCACCCGCTTCGTGGTGCCGCGCCTGGGCACGCTGTCGCCGTGGTCGAGCAAGGCCACCGAACTGGTGCGTGGCGCCGGGCAGCCGATCCGCCGCGTGGAACGCGGCCTGCGTATCGACCTGGCCGGCTGGCCGGCCGATGCCGACGCCCGCGAGGCGCTGGTGCGCGCGCTGCACGACCCGATGACCCAGTCGGTGCTGGACGCCGCCGCCCAGGCCCAGGCGCTGTTCACCGCGCCGGCCCGTGGCGAGCTGGAGCGCGTGGCGCTGGACGACCTGGAAGAGGCCAACCGCCGGCTCGGCCTGGCCATGGCCCAGGACGAGATCGACTACCTGCGACAGCGCTTCGGCGAACTGGGCCGCAAGCCGTCGGACGTGGAACTGATGATGTTCGCGCAGGCCAATTCCGAGCACTGCCGGCACAAGATCTTCAATGCCAGCTGGACCATCGACGGCGCGGACAAGCCGCACTCGCTGTTCCGGATGATCAAGAACACCCACCAGCAGACCCCGCAGCACACGCTCAGCGCGTACAGCGACAACGCGGCGGTGGTGGCCGGTTTCCCGGCCGCGCGCTATCGCCCGGACCCGGCCAGTGGCCAGTACCGCAGCGAGCCGGTGGTGGATTCGGCGTTCTGCATCAAGGTGGAAACGCATAACCACCCGACCGCGATCGCTCCGTTCCCGGGCGCCTCCACCGGCGCCGGCGGCGAGATCCGCGATGAAGGCGCCACCGGTCGCGGCGGCAAGCCGAAGGCCGGCCTGACCGGCTTCTCGGTTTCGCACCTGCGCATTCCGACCCTGCCGCAGCCGTGGGAAGCGCCGCGCGCGCTGAACCCGCGCATGGCGCCGGCGCTGGACATCATGCTGGAAGGCCCGCTCGGCGGCGCCGCCTTCAACAACGAGTTCGGCCGCCCCAACCTGCTCGGCTACTTCCGCAGCTTCGAGCTGCCCGAGGGCGAGGGCCTGACCCGCGCCTACGACAAGCCGATCATGCTGGCCGGTGGCCTCGGCGCGATCGACCAGGTCCAGGTCGAAAAGCTCAAGCTGCAGCCCGGCGACGCGGTGATCGTGCTCGGCGGTCCGGCCATGCTGATCGGCCTGGGCGGCGGTGCCGCCAGTTCGGTGGCCTCCGGCGAAAGCGCCGAAGACCTGGACTTCGCCAGCGTGCAGCGCGACAACCCGGAAATGGAGCGCCGTTGCCAGGAAGTGATCGACCGCTGCGTCGCGCTCGGCCTGGACAATCCGATCCGCTGGTTCCATGACGTCGGCGCCGGTGGCCTGTCCAACGCCATTCCCGAGCTGCTGCACGACTCCGGCGTGGGCGGTGTGATCGACCTGGGCAAGGTGCCCACCGACGATCCGTCGCTGTCGCCGATGCAGCTGTGGTGCAACGAATCGCAGGAACGCTACGTGCTCGGCGTGCCGCAGGCGCGCCTGGCCGAGTTCGCCGCGCTGTGCGCGCGCGAGCGTTGCCCGTTCGCTGCGGTGGGCGTGGCCACGGCGGAAGAGCGCCTGGTGGTCGCCTACGGCGCCACCGTCGGCAACATTCCGGCCGATGCGCCGATCGACCTGCCGATGGACGTGCTGTTCGGCAAGCCGCCTAAGATGCACCGCGACACCGCGCACCCGCCGGCACCGCGCTGGCCCGCGCTGAAGACCCACGGGCTGGACCTGCATGAAGCCGGTCTGCGCGTGCTGGCGCACCCGTCGGTCGCCTCGAAGAACTTCCTGGTCACCATCGGCGACCGCAGTGTCGGCGGCCTGACCGCGCGCGAACAGATGATCGGCCCGTGGCAGCTGCCGCTGGCCAACGTCGCGATCACCCTGGCCGGCTTCGACACCCTGGCCGGTGAAGCAATGGGCATTGGCGAGCGCACCCCGCTGGCCCTGCTCGATGCGGCGGCCTCCGCACGCATGGCGGTCGGTGAAGCGATCACCAACCTGTGCGCGGCCCCGGTCGATGCGCTGGAAACGGTGAAGCTGTCGGCCAACTGGATGGCTGCGGCCGGCCACAATGGTGAAGACGCGCTGCTGTACGACGCGGTGCGCGCCGTGGGCATGGAACTGTGCCCGCAGCTGGACCTGAGCATTCCGGTCGGCAAGGACTCGCTGTCGATGCAGGCGCAGTGGCACGACGCCGGCCAGGCACACAAGTCGGTGTCGCCGGTGTCGCTGGTAATCTCCGCGTTCGCCCCGGTGGCCGACGCCAGCACCCAGCTGACCCCGCTGCTGGACCGCGACACCGACAGCGAGCTGTGGCTGATCGGCCTGGGCGCGGGCAAGCAGCGCCTGGGCGGTTCGATCCTGGCCCAGGTGCATGCCGACCACAGCGCGCTGCCGGCCTTCGCCGGTGCCGTGCCGGACCTGGACGACCCGCAGCGCCTGCGTGGCTTCTTCGAACTGATCCGCGACGCCCGCCAGGCCGGCCTGCTGCTGGCGTACCACGACCGCAGCGACGGCGGTGCGTTTGCCGCCCTGTGCGAGATGGCCTTCGCCTCGCGCCAGGGCCTGGACATCACCCTGGACGCCTGGGGCGATGACCCCTTCCGCAGCCTGTTCAATGAAGAACTGGGCGCCGTGGTGCAGATCGCGCGCGAAGACCGCGCCGCGTTCGCCGACCTGGTCGAGCGCCATGCGCTGACCGAATGCGCACAGCGCATCGCGCGCCCGACCACCGCACCGGTGGTGCGGGTCTCGCTGCAGGGCGAAAGCCTGGTCGAGTGGCGCTGGGAAGCGCTGTTCGACGCCTGGTGGTCGGTCACCCACGCCATGCAGAAGCTGCGCGACAACCCGGACAATGCCGACCAGGAACGCGCCGTCGCGCGCAGCTTCACCGCGCCGGGCCTGAAGCCCAAGCTCACCTTCGACCTGTCTGAAGATGTGGCGGCGCCGTTCATCAACACCGGCGCGCGTCCGCGCGTGGCGGTGCTGCGCGAGCAGGGCGTCAACGGCCAGATTGAAATGGCCAACGTCTTCGAACGTGCCGGCTTCGACAGCTTCGACGTGCACATGAGCGACCTGATCGAAGGCCGCGTGCAGCTGTCCGACTTCACCGGCCTGGCCGCCTGCGGTGGCTTCAGCTACGGCGACGTGCTCGGTGCCGGCCGCGGCTGGGCCACCTCGGTGCTGGAGCGCAGTGCACTGCGCGATGCGTTCGCCGCGTTCTTCGCGCGCGAGGACAGCTTCGCGCTGGGCGTGTGCAACGGCTGCCAGATGATGAGCCAGCTCAAGGACATCATTCCCGGTGCCGAACACTGGCCGCAGTTCCGCCGCAACCGCAGCGAGCAGTTCGAAGCGCGCACCGCGTTGCTGGAAGTGGTGGAGTCGCCGTCGATCCTGCTGCGTGGCATGGCCGGTTCGCGCCTGCCGGTGGCAGTGGCGCACGGTGAGGGCCAGGCGGTGTTCGCCAGCCCGGTCGACCAGGCGGCGGCACGCGTCTCGCTGCGCTACGTGGACGGTGATGGCAACGTTGCCAGCCAGTACCCGCTCAACCCGAACGGGTCGCCCGACGGCATCACCGGCCTGACCAGCAGCGACGGCCGCGTCACCATCATGATGCCGCACCCGGAGCGCACGCCGCGCGCAGTGAACCTGAGCTGGCGTCCGGCGGACTGGAACGGTGACTCGCCGTGGCTGCGCATGTTCCGCAACGCAAGAGTATGGTGCGGCTGA
- a CDS encoding glycosyl hydrolase family 18 protein, whose translation MADPIARSTVTSLSPRWLLALALASATLAPGVALAASCTGVPEWNGNAIYLAGSTLQKGGILYRANQDIWNAPPDHPAGAPYYTNLAACDSGGSNQAPSVSLTSPANGASFSAGSSITVSANASDADGSVSKVEFFRGGTSLGIDTSAPYSVTWANASAGTHTFKAVATDNNNAVTSSATVSVTVNAASNDTTAPSVPGGLSSPSKTATTVNLAWTAATDNSGGSGVAGYDVYRNGALVGSPSATQYTDGGLTASTAYTYRVRARDNAGNASAQSASISVTTAAGGGGGGNKRVIGYFTQWGIYGRNYRVKNIDTSGSASKLTHINYAFGNVRNNRCEVGVTQPSDPNTGAGGDAFADYTKAFQAGESVSGSADTWDQPLRGNWNQLKQLKAKHPNVKVLISLGGWTWSRGFSSAAQPANRQAFVASCIDAYIKGNLPVTDGAGGVGAAAGVFDGIDIDWEYPVACGLSCGTAADNANFTALMAEFRRQLDAVRPGLLLTVAVGAGIDKIRVTDPAAYHGYLDYINVMTYDFHGAFDPITGHHSALFDSPSDPSTGDTKLYNSNDAMEAFIARGVPASKLNLGIGFYGRGWTNVPNVNNGLYQSGSAAAGTYEAGIEDWKVLKNLNHPIFTDANARATWSYNGTTFWSFDTPAMVTEKMGYVKTQGLGGAFFWEFSGDDTQGTLVNTISNGLK comes from the coding sequence ATGGCTGACCCGATTGCGCGCAGTACGGTGACATCGTTATCCCCTCGCTGGCTGCTGGCGCTTGCGCTGGCCTCGGCCACCCTCGCCCCCGGCGTCGCGCTTGCCGCGAGCTGTACCGGAGTGCCCGAGTGGAACGGCAATGCGATCTACCTGGCAGGCAGCACGCTGCAGAAAGGCGGCATCCTCTACCGGGCCAACCAGGACATCTGGAACGCCCCGCCCGACCATCCGGCCGGCGCGCCGTACTACACCAACCTGGCCGCCTGCGACAGCGGCGGCAGCAACCAGGCCCCCAGCGTCAGCCTGACCTCGCCGGCCAACGGCGCCAGCTTCAGCGCCGGCAGCAGCATTACCGTGAGCGCCAACGCCAGCGACGCCGACGGCAGCGTGAGCAAGGTCGAATTCTTCCGGGGCGGCACTTCGCTCGGCATCGACACCAGCGCGCCCTACAGCGTCACCTGGGCCAATGCCTCGGCCGGCACCCACACCTTCAAGGCAGTGGCCACCGACAACAACAATGCGGTGACGTCTTCGGCCACGGTGAGCGTGACCGTCAACGCGGCCAGCAATGACACCACCGCGCCCAGCGTGCCGGGCGGGCTGTCCTCGCCCTCAAAGACCGCCACCACGGTCAACCTGGCCTGGACCGCAGCCACCGACAACAGCGGCGGCAGCGGCGTGGCCGGCTATGACGTATACCGCAACGGCGCCCTGGTCGGTTCGCCCAGCGCCACCCAGTACACCGACGGCGGGCTGACCGCCAGCACCGCCTACACCTACCGGGTGCGTGCGCGCGACAACGCCGGCAACGCCTCGGCGCAGAGCGCGTCGATCAGCGTCACCACCGCAGCGGGCGGTGGCGGCGGTGGCAACAAGCGGGTGATCGGCTACTTCACCCAGTGGGGCATCTACGGCCGCAACTACCGGGTCAAGAACATCGACACCAGCGGCTCGGCCAGCAAGCTGACCCACATCAACTACGCGTTCGGCAACGTGCGCAACAACCGCTGCGAAGTGGGCGTCACCCAGCCTTCGGACCCGAACACCGGTGCCGGCGGCGACGCGTTCGCCGACTACACCAAGGCCTTCCAGGCCGGTGAAAGCGTCAGCGGCAGCGCCGATACGTGGGACCAGCCGCTGCGTGGCAACTGGAACCAGCTCAAGCAGCTCAAGGCCAAGCATCCGAACGTGAAGGTGCTGATCTCGCTCGGTGGCTGGACCTGGTCGCGCGGCTTCTCCAGCGCGGCGCAGCCGGCCAACCGCCAGGCCTTCGTGGCGTCGTGCATCGACGCCTACATCAAAGGCAACCTGCCGGTGACCGACGGTGCTGGTGGCGTGGGCGCGGCGGCCGGGGTGTTTGATGGCATCGACATCGACTGGGAGTACCCGGTCGCGTGCGGCTTGAGCTGCGGTACTGCGGCCGACAACGCCAACTTCACCGCGCTGATGGCCGAGTTCCGCCGCCAGCTCGATGCGGTGCGCCCGGGCCTGTTGCTGACCGTGGCGGTCGGCGCGGGCATCGACAAGATCCGGGTGACCGACCCGGCGGCGTATCACGGCTATCTCGATTACATCAACGTGATGACGTACGACTTCCACGGTGCGTTCGACCCGATCACCGGCCACCATTCGGCGCTGTTCGATTCGCCGTCGGATCCGTCGACCGGCGATACGAAGCTGTACAACAGCAACGATGCGATGGAAGCCTTCATCGCGCGTGGCGTGCCGGCCAGCAAGCTCAACCTGGGCATCGGTTTCTACGGTCGCGGCTGGACCAACGTGCCGAACGTCAACAACGGGCTGTACCAGAGCGGCAGCGCAGCGGCGGGTACGTACGAAGCGGGCATTGAAGACTGGAAGGTGCTGAAGAACCTCAACCATCCGATCTTCACCGACGCCAATGCACGCGCCACCTGGAGCTACAACGGCACCACGTTCTGGAGCTTCGACACCCCGGCGATGGTCACCGAGAAAATGGGTTACGTGAAGACCCAGGGCCTGGGCGGCGCGTTCTTCTGGGAGTTCAGCGGCGATGACACCCAGGGCACGCTGGTGAACACGATCAGCAACGGCTTGAAGTAA